One Sphingomonas sp. SUN039 genomic window carries:
- a CDS encoding folylpolyglutamate synthase/dihydrofolate synthase family protein — MADHARSDDPAVQTQLDRFAQLSPGRDILGLERITALLDLLGNPHRRLPPVFHVAGTNGKGSTCAFLRAALEAAGKTVHVYTSPHLVRFNERIRVAGKLIGDEALAPLLAEVLDLAEAHDIGPSFFEATTAAAFLAFSRTPADACVIEVGLGGRLDATNVVTPVVCGIAQVGIDHQAFLGDTLAEIAGEKAGIAKQGVPLVCLAQEPDALAQIEPVAAQAGAPLLLEARDWQIDLALTPGLAGAHQIRNANLAAQMLIAQGIPETAIRTGISAATWPARFQRLPEGPLTQHGPLWIDGAHNPAAADVLAHELAAQPMHLILGILANKDADAIVAALAPHALSLTFVAVPDHESHDPVALAARWGGRAAMSLEDALSSRAGTTLIVGSLYLCGEVLRLNGTLPD; from the coding sequence GTGGCCGACCATGCCCGGTCGGACGATCCGGCCGTCCAGACCCAGCTCGATCGCTTCGCCCAGCTATCCCCCGGCCGCGATATCCTCGGGCTCGAACGCATCACCGCATTGCTCGACCTGCTCGGCAACCCGCACCGCCGCCTGCCTCCGGTGTTCCACGTCGCGGGCACCAACGGCAAAGGCTCAACCTGCGCCTTCCTGCGCGCCGCACTCGAAGCAGCAGGAAAGACCGTGCACGTCTACACCAGCCCGCACCTCGTCCGCTTCAACGAGCGTATCCGCGTCGCGGGCAAGCTGATCGGCGACGAAGCGCTAGCCCCGCTGCTCGCCGAAGTCCTCGATCTCGCCGAGGCACACGACATCGGCCCCAGCTTTTTCGAAGCAACCACCGCTGCCGCCTTCCTCGCCTTCAGCCGCACCCCGGCCGACGCCTGTGTGATCGAAGTCGGCCTCGGCGGGCGGCTCGACGCGACCAATGTTGTAACACCGGTCGTGTGCGGCATCGCGCAGGTCGGCATCGACCATCAGGCGTTTCTTGGTGATACGCTGGCCGAAATTGCAGGGGAAAAGGCGGGAATCGCGAAACAAGGGGTGCCGCTGGTTTGCCTCGCGCAGGAGCCCGACGCACTCGCGCAGATCGAACCCGTCGCAGCGCAGGCAGGCGCGCCCCTTCTCCTCGAAGCGCGCGACTGGCAAATCGACCTCGCCCTCACCCCCGGCCTCGCAGGCGCGCATCAAATCCGCAACGCCAATCTCGCCGCGCAGATGCTGATTGCACAGGGCATCCCCGAAACTGCGATTCGCACCGGTATCAGCGCGGCGACATGGCCCGCGCGCTTCCAGCGCCTCCCCGAGGGTCCGCTCACCCAACACGGCCCGCTCTGGATCGACGGCGCGCACAACCCGGCCGCCGCCGACGTCCTCGCACACGAACTCGCCGCACAGCCGATGCACCTTATCCTCGGCATCCTCGCCAACAAGGACGCCGACGCGATTGTGGCCGCACTCGCCCCGCATGCGCTGAGCCTCACCTTCGTCGCGGTGCCCGACCACGAAAGCCATGATCCCGTTGCGCTGGCGGCGCGATGGGGCGGGCGGGCGGCGATGTCGCTGGAGGACGCCTTGTCGTCGCGCGCCGGGACCACGCTGATCGTCGGCTCGCTCTACCTATGCGGCGAAGTCCTGCGCCTCAACGGCACTCTGCCGGACTGA
- a CDS encoding aromatic ring-hydroxylating oxygenase subunit alpha → MNALTLGQRTLAQEIANGTVRAPGRITHVVASAYISPDRYAAERAALFDALPQVIAPSALLAPGSAVPHDGFGRPLLLTRDADGIAHVFLNVCQHRGTRLVEGAEPVCAKLLVCPYHAWTYRLDGSLKAMPRPETFPGLDKGEFGLRELPSVEAGGLIWVLPNPPRNGEGDREAVEGARHMNVGSCVEPPPSASPPPPRSGEDFADALTLGHDFAALGLPHLHLFARRTHDVAANWKLIHDAFLESYHVLRLHSGSIGPFFKDGVTSGDTVGPHRRSAVGRAAEMGDLDDLPALRRTVTFTYTLFPNAVVIFSPDYVNLMVLMPQGEGRTLVEDFMLIPEPPTTDKARDHWQRSWDLLDGQVFSQEDFRAAELGQQGLASGAITQVTLGTLETGIRAFHDEVESRIGL, encoded by the coding sequence TTGAACGCGCTTACCCTCGGGCAACGCACCCTCGCGCAGGAGATCGCCAACGGCACGGTGCGCGCGCCGGGCCGGATCACCCATGTCGTGGCCAGCGCCTATATCAGCCCCGACCGCTATGCCGCCGAACGCGCGGCGCTGTTCGATGCGCTGCCACAGGTGATTGCGCCGTCCGCCCTGCTCGCCCCCGGCAGTGCGGTACCGCATGACGGTTTCGGGCGACCCCTGCTGCTGACCCGCGACGCGGACGGCATCGCGCATGTCTTCCTGAACGTGTGCCAGCATCGCGGGACGCGGCTTGTCGAGGGCGCGGAGCCGGTGTGCGCGAAGCTGCTGGTTTGTCCCTATCACGCCTGGACCTACCGCCTCGACGGCAGCCTCAAGGCAATGCCGCGGCCCGAGACCTTTCCGGGACTGGACAAGGGTGAGTTCGGGTTGCGCGAGTTACCCAGCGTCGAGGCGGGCGGGCTGATCTGGGTGCTGCCCAATCCTCCCCGGAACGGGGAGGGGGACCGCGAAGCGGTGGAGGGGGCTCGACACATGAATGTCGGCTCGTGTGTTGAGCCCCCTCCGTCGGCTTCGCCGCCACCTCCCCGTTCCGGGGAGGACTTCGCCGACGCCCTCACTCTCGGCCATGACTTCGCCGCACTCGGCCTGCCCCACCTCCACCTGTTCGCACGCCGTACGCATGATGTCGCCGCCAACTGGAAACTCATCCACGACGCGTTCCTCGAAAGCTATCACGTCCTCCGCCTGCACAGCGGCAGCATCGGCCCTTTCTTCAAGGACGGCGTAACCTCGGGCGATACCGTCGGCCCGCACCGCCGCTCGGCGGTCGGGCGCGCGGCGGAGATGGGCGACCTCGACGATCTGCCCGCGCTGCGCCGCACGGTGACCTTCACTTACACATTGTTCCCCAATGCCGTCGTCATTTTCAGCCCCGACTATGTCAACCTGATGGTCCTGATGCCGCAAGGCGAGGGGCGGACGCTGGTCGAGGATTTCATGCTGATCCCCGAACCGCCGACGACGGATAAAGCGCGCGACCACTGGCAGCGCAGCTGGGACTTGCTCGACGGCCAGGTGTTCTCGCAGGAAGATTTCCGCGCCGCCGAACTCGGCCAGCAGGGGCTGGCATCGGGTGCGATTACCCAAGTGACGCTCGGCACCCTCGAAACCGGCATCCGCGCCTTTCACGACGAGGTGGAGTCGCGTATCGGCCTTTAA
- a CDS encoding AmpG family muropeptide MFS transporter, translated as MTDTTIDTGTRSIGDAIKPYVEPAPLAAFFLGISSGFPYAMIAATLTTRLAQDGIDKKTVTAFTLAFLVYNFKWLWAWIVDGVRLPVIGALGQRVSWLIVAGLLVVAAVANLAFADPKADIIWTAYAAILVGAAGATFDIVIDAYRIEILEPHQLGAGAGMSQYGWRIGSAGAAAVALVVAARYGWTAGYLACAAFALPAVLVGLVMGEPKRRVVEIKRRGVGEVFESIWKPFAEFFMRRGAILVLAFLLVHKIGDTLANLTFRLLFDDLKFSNDEIAFYDVAVGFWAYLIGIFIGGVVYAKLGLKRSVMLALILMAVSNLSFAGLAAAGHSNIGMAAAIGFENIASGYGGVVLVAYFSALCDLRFTAAQYALISAATSILGRLLTGTTAGGLIEGIGYVNFYLLTTVAALPGVLIYWWMMRTGVVDEAMGTAGAVSAESSAT; from the coding sequence ATGACCGACACCACAATTGACACCGGCACGCGCAGCATCGGCGATGCGATCAAGCCCTATGTCGAACCCGCGCCGCTGGCCGCGTTCTTCCTCGGCATATCGTCGGGCTTTCCCTATGCGATGATCGCGGCGACGCTGACAACGCGGCTGGCGCAGGACGGCATCGACAAGAAGACGGTGACCGCTTTCACGCTCGCGTTCCTCGTCTATAATTTCAAATGGCTATGGGCCTGGATCGTCGACGGGGTGCGGCTGCCGGTGATCGGCGCGCTGGGGCAGCGCGTGTCATGGCTGATCGTGGCGGGGCTGCTCGTGGTCGCCGCGGTCGCCAACCTCGCTTTTGCCGATCCCAAGGCCGACATCATCTGGACCGCCTATGCGGCCATTCTCGTGGGGGCTGCGGGGGCGACCTTCGACATCGTCATCGACGCCTATCGCATCGAAATTCTCGAGCCGCATCAGCTCGGCGCGGGCGCAGGCATGTCGCAATATGGATGGCGGATCGGGTCGGCGGGCGCGGCGGCGGTCGCGCTGGTCGTGGCGGCGCGTTACGGCTGGACGGCGGGCTACCTCGCCTGCGCCGCCTTTGCGCTGCCCGCCGTTCTCGTCGGGCTGGTCATGGGCGAGCCCAAGCGCCGGGTGGTCGAGATCAAGCGGCGCGGCGTCGGCGAAGTGTTCGAATCGATCTGGAAGCCGTTTGCCGAGTTCTTCATGCGGCGCGGTGCGATCCTGGTTCTTGCGTTCCTGCTCGTGCACAAAATCGGTGACACGCTGGCGAACCTGACGTTCCGCTTGTTGTTCGACGACCTGAAATTCAGCAACGACGAGATCGCCTTTTATGATGTTGCGGTCGGGTTCTGGGCCTATCTCATCGGCATTTTCATCGGTGGCGTGGTTTACGCCAAGCTCGGCCTCAAGCGTTCGGTGATGCTGGCGCTCATCCTGATGGCGGTCAGCAATCTGTCGTTCGCCGGGCTTGCCGCAGCGGGACATTCGAATATCGGCATGGCGGCGGCAATCGGGTTCGAAAATATTGCGAGCGGCTATGGCGGTGTGGTCCTCGTCGCCTATTTCTCCGCGCTCTGCGACCTGCGGTTTACGGCGGCGCAATATGCCCTGATTTCGGCCGCGACGAGCATCCTCGGGCGGCTGTTGACGGGGACGACGGCGGGCGGGCTGATCGAGGGCATCGGCTACGTCAACTTCTATCTGTTGACGACCGTCGCCGCACTGCCGGGCGTGCTGATCTATTGGTGGATGATGCGTACCGGCGTGGTCGATGAAGCGATGGGGACGGCAGGGGCGGTATCGGCGGAAAGCTCCGCGACCTAG
- the rsmD gene encoding 16S rRNA (guanine(966)-N(2))-methyltransferase RsmD has translation MRIISGNWRGRPLIAPKGTETRPTADRTREGLFSMLVSRLGSFEGLRVLDLFAGSGALGLEALSRGAATCTFVEQDSTALDALRTNIAKLGAAPQCDVRAQSVTALGPAPAPYDLVMLDPPYRSGAGVVALERCLRLGWLAPGALVTVETAKGEAVMVEGFEAETERVYGKAMITVLRTVQL, from the coding sequence ATGAGGATCATCTCCGGCAACTGGCGCGGGCGTCCGCTCATCGCGCCCAAGGGCACCGAGACCCGCCCAACCGCCGACCGCACGCGCGAAGGGCTGTTCTCGATGCTGGTCAGCCGCCTCGGCAGCTTCGAAGGACTGCGCGTGCTCGACCTGTTCGCGGGGAGCGGCGCGCTCGGCCTTGAGGCGCTGTCGCGCGGTGCGGCCACATGCACCTTCGTCGAACAGGACAGCACCGCCCTCGACGCGCTCCGCACCAACATCGCCAAACTGGGCGCCGCCCCGCAATGCGACGTCCGCGCGCAATCGGTGACCGCCCTCGGCCCCGCGCCTGCGCCCTATGACCTCGTGATGCTCGACCCGCCCTATCGCAGCGGCGCAGGCGTGGTCGCGCTCGAACGCTGCCTGCGGCTAGGATGGCTCGCCCCCGGCGCGCTCGTGACGGTCGAAACTGCGAAGGGTGAAGCGGTGATGGTTGAGGGGTTCGAGGCCGAAACCGAGCGGGTGTACGGGAAAGCGATGATTACAGTGCTGCGGACGGTTCAGCTGTAG
- a CDS encoding GNAT family N-acetyltransferase, which translates to MSDKNLVVRQIGTLPSSIVQIEHEALAQGHHFVSRLIENWHPELNQFSLPGEIFLGAFESDSLVAIGGLNRDPYESLAKLGRIRHFYVRASFRRMSIGSMLLGQLLEYARQTFDNVRLRTLTVEGAAFYERNGFVPIIDVNATHFWYGSYS; encoded by the coding sequence ATGTCCGATAAGAATCTTGTCGTCCGACAAATTGGTACATTACCGTCCTCGATCGTTCAGATCGAACACGAAGCGCTAGCGCAAGGCCATCACTTCGTCAGCCGTCTCATCGAAAACTGGCATCCAGAACTGAACCAGTTTTCGCTCCCTGGCGAGATTTTTCTCGGGGCTTTCGAAAGTGATAGTCTGGTAGCTATTGGAGGGCTGAACCGTGATCCGTACGAGTCCTTGGCTAAACTGGGCCGCATCCGGCATTTCTATGTGCGTGCCAGCTTCCGAAGAATGTCCATAGGCTCGATGTTGCTCGGTCAGTTATTGGAATACGCCCGACAAACTTTCGACAATGTAAGGCTGCGGACATTAACGGTTGAGGGTGCAGCCTTCTATGAAAGGAACGGGTTCGTTCCGATAATCGACGTCAACGCAACTCACTTTTGGTATGGCTCCTACAGCTGA
- a CDS encoding pseudouridine synthase, producing MSERPKDSQRIAKLLARAGIASRREIERMIEDRRIAIDGVPLETPATIVTSLKGITVDGNPVAAPEPTRLFRYHKPTGLLTAERDMKGRATIYDKLPPDMPRTVPVGRLDLNTEGLLLMTTDGTLKRRLELPTTGLPRSYRARVYGRITQDSLEELIHGITIDGVRYGAIDANLERRTGTNTWVEMTIREGKNREVRRILEHLGVEVNRLIRTQYGPFSLGDLPPGAVEEVKQHELVEFLKSLGEMPAAPVHREPGDGALRKQWRITPKRTPSPSPFTGEGDTRAARRGEGRGASAPQGTPVPQYRPDPPKTPKPPRPAAAPPRDATPDARASRPKPKASWAKAKPKPNSRPRKK from the coding sequence ATGTCCGAACGCCCCAAAGATTCTCAGCGCATCGCCAAACTTCTCGCCCGCGCGGGTATCGCGTCCCGCCGCGAGATCGAGCGGATGATCGAGGATCGCCGCATCGCCATCGACGGCGTGCCGCTCGAAACCCCCGCGACCATCGTCACCAGCCTCAAGGGCATCACGGTCGACGGCAACCCGGTTGCCGCGCCCGAGCCGACCCGCCTGTTCCGCTATCACAAGCCCACCGGCCTGCTGACCGCCGAACGCGACATGAAGGGCCGGGCGACGATCTATGACAAACTCCCGCCCGACATGCCGAGAACGGTCCCCGTCGGTCGCCTCGATCTGAATACCGAGGGGCTGTTGCTGATGACCACCGACGGTACGCTCAAGCGTCGCCTCGAACTGCCGACCACGGGCTTGCCGCGCAGCTACCGCGCCCGCGTTTACGGCCGCATCACGCAAGACAGCCTGGAAGAACTCATCCACGGCATTACCATCGACGGCGTCCGTTACGGCGCCATCGACGCCAATCTCGAACGGCGCACCGGCACCAATACCTGGGTCGAAATGACCATCCGCGAGGGCAAGAACCGCGAGGTCCGCCGCATCCTCGAGCATTTGGGCGTCGAGGTGAACCGCCTGATCCGCACGCAATACGGCCCGTTTTCGCTCGGCGATTTGCCGCCGGGCGCGGTCGAGGAGGTCAAGCAGCACGAGCTGGTCGAGTTCCTCAAATCGCTCGGCGAGATGCCCGCAGCGCCGGTCCACCGCGAACCCGGTGACGGAGCGCTCAGGAAGCAATGGCGCATCACGCCGAAACGCACGCCTTCTCCCTCTCCCTTTACGGGAGAGGGCGACACGCGCGCAGCGCGGCGGGGAGAGGGTCGCGGCGCGTCTGCGCCGCAAGGGACTCCGGTGCCCCAGTACCGCCCCGACCCGCCCAAAACCCCAAAGCCCCCCCGCCCCGCCGCCGCGCCACCCCGTGACGCCACCCCGGACGCGCGCGCCTCCCGCCCCAAACCCAAAGCAAGCTGGGCCAAGGCAAAACCCAAACCCAACAGCCGTCCGCGCAAGAAATGA
- a CDS encoding DUF6628 family protein, translating into MPDSAPLALLIPHAAPDQKTARTVLIALRRIAAGGIDDASAANLLLGSFGMGYRRPLMFLRVLMQEISRVSRQPISIAPCCCPRMTEGEAAILLAIERGTAHPEVSRAALASITGTLDLSPTLSVAQALGDALSDLGRPISL; encoded by the coding sequence ATGCCCGATTCAGCCCCGCTTGCCCTGCTCATCCCGCACGCCGCGCCGGACCAGAAGACCGCGCGGACGGTGTTGATCGCGCTGCGCCGGATTGCGGCGGGCGGTATCGATGATGCCTCCGCTGCCAATTTGCTGCTCGGCAGTTTCGGCATGGGCTATCGCCGTCCGCTAATGTTTCTGCGTGTCCTAATGCAGGAAATCTCGCGCGTGTCGCGGCAACCGATCAGTATCGCGCCATGCTGCTGCCCGCGCATGACCGAGGGCGAGGCGGCGATCCTGCTCGCTATCGAGCGCGGCACCGCCCACCCCGAAGTCTCCCGCGCCGCCCTCGCCAGCATCACCGGTACGCTCGACCTGTCCCCCACGCTGTCGGTGGCGCAGGCACTGGGCGACGCGCTAAGTGATTTGGGCAGGCCGATCAGCCTCTAG